The window AGCTGCTGCTCCCCACAAAGCTTGATCACGTGGATTATCTCCATCTCTGTGGTAACCTGAAGGAGAGTTAATCTGTTCCAAGAAACCAATACTCGCTATCGAGCCTGTAAGCCTACCGGCTTGACTACTTCGAGTTTTTTCAGTTTGGTTTTACGTTTGTCTTAGTCTATCTGAATTTTCTATGGACAGACGACGGCAGGTGGTTGCATACACAGCTGGTTTTGCTGGTGTCCTAGCAAAGCTATCACCCAATTCTGCCACCGGTCAGTTTACGACGCGTATGTCTCTCTCTGCTGTTTACGGTTACATTAAGAAACATCTGCAAGTTTTATAAATATGACATCGCGGTCTTGCAGGCTGAACGAACAGAAAACCTACCACTGGTTTCCAAGCCTCAGTCTTACTTCGCTTTTGTGTAAGTCCGTGCTGCCTTGTATGTATAAGTATGGGTGGAGGTGGACATTCAATGCTGTTTTCCTGGGTCAGCCGATTAGTTGCGATGACATATATATACCACTTTAATTACTAAAGGATGTCTGTATTGGCATCTGTTCCAAAGTTGCAGAAACAAAAGCAGTTGTTGTGGTGAAGCCTGCTGCCCTGCTCTAATGAATCTTTCTCCCCCTCGTTCGTTGCTAAAAGGAAATACCAAATATATATATCTGGCTGGGTCCGGTGGCTCACCAGTTCATTATCATACTGCTCCGCTCGCGTCTTCCTCCAATCTTGAGTCTTCACGTATAGTTTGTACTTTAGCCCCACGCACCACATATACCAAGTGACAGCGTTGTCGGGACGAGCGCTGGTGCTTGCTTGGCTGTAAAGCCTGGCGTAGGTGCCCTGCCGTACTTTTACAACTAATTAACGATATATATCACGATTCACGAGCACCAACCGGCCGTCGTACTAACGTGCTGACCGATTTGTTTATGATTATTAATGAGTTAAGGACTATAGATTATGTGTTCATTTTCTACAATGGGAGGCTTTTGGAAACTTGCTAGTGTAGTTCATTTCAGATATTCTTTACGGAGACAAGAGGTGCTCTTCGCAGGCCAGAACATACTTGGAAGTCGAGAGAGAAGCTTCCCATCTCGATCCCTTGCACCTTCGAGGCTGGGCAGCACCCGGGGACAGAGTTGAGCTCACTTCCTGCTCCGAGGAAGGAAACGAAATCATCAGCAGCCTCCTCCCAGTTTATCTTTCAACTTCTAATAATAACGCAGATCCATCCATTCATCTTCTGATCCAGTACCTTCTCTCTTTACAGGAATTGTCCAGAGCAAACGGACTGTTGCTTAATAATTTTACAAATTTTGCGAGCTGCTAGATTACAAGAATTATTGTTGCACGATCACTGTATCTACTTTAGGTCAGTGAAAAGAAAGCCAATAATCTGCACCTCCGACGGACCCATCCTCAGAGTCCAGCAAGTAAGTCGATCAAGGCCACTGTCCTCACATCGTCCTTCTCCGTTTCCTTCCCaacttttctgattttgccgcCGAACAAATGTCAGGTGTGATTGCCTACTTGCCTGATGCCCTGATCATGCCTTTCTTGGAAAGGGGTCCTTTAGTCCTGCAGAAAGATCGATCAGCTGAACCTACAGCTGCCACTGCAAGTTCGGAGCATCTGACATCACCAAATCTGAGTCTTTACTTCCCTTCGTGGAAGTCCCTGTCTCGTATGTATTGCACAAGTAAGATCGATTTACAACATTCACGTATGTATGGAATCCAAATCATGATTCATAAGGATTTACTCATCCAATGCTTAATACGCCCATTATTTCTCCAGGATAGCAAGATCTTCAGAGTCCAGCCAACATGAGCCTATCAAAGGCCATTGGGATAATTAACGGCATCAATGAGTTTGGTAATTTTTTCCAGTTGCTCGGGTCTGCTGCCTCGTATATGCGTTCCCAGTGGATGGGGTCACAAGAGAAAAAACTTGAAGAAGATGACATACTGCAGTTGCAGAGTGACCTTCAACGTCTACGTGATACTCTACCAGCAATGTACAACTTTATTGATAGAGCAGAGTGGAAGAGCCATGTACCTGGTGTCGAACAGCTCCTTCCAAATCTCAAGGATGCAGTGTATGATGCAGAGGACCTTCTGGATGAGTTCACATGGTATGAGCTGAAGGTGAAAATTGAGGGCAATGCAACCCAGCTATCTCCTTTCATTGACTTCTTTCACAGCGTCACTCAAGGAAGCTTCAACAAAGTGGTTGATATCCAAAAAAGGCTTAGTAATCTTTCTAGCCAGCTTGAGAAGATGGGCTTGCATGAGGAAACTCTGCAGTTTGACAAATCGTTCAGGCCAGTGACCACTTCTTTCCGCACTGAGCCAAAGATATTTGGTCGTGAGAAGGAACTGAGGGAGGTGATCCGATTGCTTGGTGTACCGAACTACAGTAACCAGTCTTCTTCAAAACGGAAGAGATCTTCTCATGCAGCAAATAGTGAACCAAGGATAGCATATGTTCCTGTTGTGCCAATAGTTGGAATCGGGGGTGTTGGAAAAACTACTCTAGCCCAAGAGATCACCACCCTTCAGAGGGTCAAATCCCACTTTGACAAAATCATTTGGATTTGCGTCTCTGGTGAATTTGATGAGGAGAGGTTTACTAAAGTTCTCATAAAATCTCTATCAGGTAAAGAGGCAACGGCTGATAATTTAGATGATCTTCAAAAAATTCTTGCTGGTGAAGTTGGAAAAAAGAGGTTCTTACTTATCCTCGATGACATTTGGCCTAATGCCTTGAATGAAGGTTGTTGGAGAAAATTTTGTGCACCTCTCACAAATGTACTTCAGGGAAGTATGTTATTAGTGACCACAAGGTTTGCAGAGGTTGCTGATATAGTGGGCACAATGGACAAATTTGCATTGGAAGGCTTACAAAATGATGTATTTTGGCAGTTTTTCAAAATGTGTGTGTTTGGGTATGAGGATTATCACATTGATCCAAAATTAGAACAGATTGGTAAAAGCATACTTCCAAAGTTGAAGGGCACTCCTTTAGCTGCTAAAACTATTGGAAGGCTATTACGAAAGAGTCTTAACCCTGCACACTGGAATGATATACTAAATAGTGAACTGTGGCAGCTTAGACAAAAGGAGACTGATATTTTGCCAGCTCTTCGGTTGAGCTACATGTATCTACCTTTTAATTTGAAGAGATGCTTCTCATTCTGTGCTACATACCCCAAAGATTAcaattttgacaaatctagtCTTGCTGAAATTTGGGTGGCAGAAGGATTTGTAGAACCTCAAGGCAACATCCCACTTCAACATATTGGTGGTCAATACTTTGAAGACCTTGTAAATTTGTCCTTCTTCCAAAAACTCCGTGGTAAATATGTAATACATGACTTGATGCATGACATGGCACAGCTAGTTTCGAAGGAGGACTGTTTCATTGTAAAGAATGCAAGAGATATTGAAATGGTTCCGCAAAATGTTCGCCATCTATCAATACTCAGAAGCAACGATGTTAAACTTTCGAACTTATTGATCCTATGCAAGCACAAAAAGCTGCGCACCCTACTTTGCAACAAGTCTTTAGGAAGTGGGACTTTGTATCCAGCGGTGGGTCACTGGTTTAGTGGACTTCAGTACCTGCGTGTGATTTTTTTTGCCTCCACGAAGGGCCTACCAGAGAGTATTGGTAATCTGAAGCATCTCCGGTACCTTGAAATATCCGGAGGTTGCCATTTTGACAGCTTTCCTTCATCATTCTCTAGCCTCTATAACTTGCAGATTTTATATGCTAGGAAATGCAACTTTGGAAGATTACCAAGAGGTGTCAGTAAGCTGATCAATctgaaaaagtttgagtttgaaCCAGATATTCCTCAAATGGAAATTGATGCTGCAGAGTGGGGAGAGCAAATTTGGTTTATAATAAATAATTTGAATCAAATTACAAGAGATTTGACTATATACAATCTTGGTGCAATAAGCAAGGATTGTGCAGCAGAATCCGAACTCAAGAAGAAAGAATATCTGAATAGTCTGACTCTGATATGGTCTTCCTTTAGA is drawn from Panicum virgatum strain AP13 chromosome 1N, P.virgatum_v5, whole genome shotgun sequence and contains these coding sequences:
- the LOC120655420 gene encoding putative disease resistance protein RGA3 codes for the protein MSLSKAIGIINGINEFGNFFQLLGSAASYMRSQWMGSQEKKLEEDDILQLQSDLQRLRDTLPAMYNFIDRAEWKSHVPGVEQLLPNLKDAVYDAEDLLDEFTWYELKVKIEGNATQLSPFIDFFHSVTQGSFNKVVDIQKRLSNLSSQLEKMGLHEETLQFDKSFRPVTTSFRTEPKIFGREKELREVIRLLGVPNYSNQSSSKRKRSSHAANSEPRIAYVPVVPIVGIGGVGKTTLAQEITTLQRVKSHFDKIIWICVSGEFDEERFTKVLIKSLSGKEATADNLDDLQKILAGEVGKKRFLLILDDIWPNALNEGCWRKFCAPLTNVLQGSMLLVTTRFAEVADIVGTMDKFALEGLQNDVFWQFFKMCVFGYEDYHIDPKLEQIGKSILPKLKGTPLAAKTIGRLLRKSLNPAHWNDILNSELWQLRQKETDILPALRLSYMYLPFNLKRCFSFCATYPKDYNFDKSSLAEIWVAEGFVEPQGNIPLQHIGGQYFEDLVNLSFFQKLRGKYVIHDLMHDMAQLVSKEDCFIVKNARDIEMVPQNVRHLSILRSNDVKLSNLLILCKHKKLRTLLCNKSLGSGTLYPAVGHWFSGLQYLRVIFFASTKGLPESIGNLKHLRYLEISGGCHFDSFPSSFSSLYNLQILYARKCNFGRLPRGVSKLINLKKFEFEPDIPQMEIDAAEWGEQIWFIINNLNQITRDLTIYNLGAISKDCAAESELKKKEYLNSLTLIWSSFRCQEHNETEVLQALQPPTNIKSVQIKGYQGEYLPSWLRGCDGPKAMSFSELPTATVDNNNISRARTIFPLLTEVSIKGCRNLSSLEQFLHPTTSAPAIRKIAIEACASVKSVPIEWSPSLEQISVSNCPKMTHLSAPSAKKLELKFKIFGFNIECSSLTYLLIHSSQLPSIELEKWSLPVLQRLHIGDCDCLKFIRESEHISTGLSLGLARARGSTAKFPLLTDLIIVRCNKLESIDDLITHECLPTIESITIGFCDLLSLPTERLESFPFLKNLDIWWCPCLYWQSAMVLPPSLQTLSLSRCGDFSAWSPRCCLENLTSLESLTMESCRGIVSIPGNLWSSNLKSLQKLWIMRCPYLVSIGGPEAIANINTVYIQGCPKLMEIEQPRGNP